Proteins from a single region of Candidatus Binatia bacterium:
- the mraY gene encoding phospho-N-acetylmuramoyl-pentapeptide-transferase has translation MLYHFLVPLHTSWPAFNVFRYITFRTLLAALTALCVSLVLGPWLVRRLSELQIGQTIRSDGPPSHHAKAGTPTMGGTLILFSLVLATVLLADLTNAYVWIALSVTVGFGVVGFVDDYRKVTRRDAKGLRAREKLLWQTAIAGTAALVLFFHPGFTTELFFPFFKDVHPDLGWFYVPFATLVVVGASNAVNLTDGLDGLAIGPVMTTGATYVIFAYAVGHARIAEYLQIPYVPGAGELAVFCGALVCAGLGFLWFNAYPASMFMGDVGALPLGAALGIVALLTKHEIALGIAGAVFVAEALSVIVQVLFFKLRRRRILRMAPLHHHFELLGWPEPQIIVRFWIVSVVFALVALSTLKLR, from the coding sequence ATGCTCTACCACTTCCTCGTGCCGCTCCACACCTCCTGGCCCGCCTTCAACGTCTTCCGCTACATCACCTTCCGCACGCTGCTCGCGGCGCTCACGGCGCTCTGCGTCTCTTTGGTCCTGGGGCCCTGGCTGGTCCGCAGACTCTCCGAGCTGCAGATCGGACAGACGATCCGCAGCGACGGTCCCCCGAGCCACCACGCGAAGGCGGGCACGCCCACGATGGGGGGGACGCTGATTCTCTTTTCGCTGGTTCTGGCCACGGTCCTGCTCGCGGACCTGACGAACGCTTACGTCTGGATCGCGCTCTCTGTGACCGTCGGGTTCGGCGTCGTCGGCTTCGTGGACGACTACCGCAAAGTGACTCGCCGCGACGCCAAGGGGTTGCGCGCGAGAGAGAAACTTCTCTGGCAAACCGCCATCGCCGGCACGGCCGCGCTGGTGCTCTTTTTCCACCCCGGCTTCACGACGGAGCTCTTTTTTCCCTTTTTCAAGGACGTGCACCCGGACCTGGGCTGGTTCTACGTCCCCTTCGCCACGCTCGTGGTCGTGGGCGCTTCGAACGCCGTGAACCTCACCGACGGCCTCGACGGTCTCGCCATCGGTCCGGTGATGACCACGGGGGCCACGTACGTCATTTTCGCCTACGCGGTGGGGCACGCTCGGATCGCCGAGTACTTGCAGATTCCTTACGTTCCCGGAGCCGGGGAGCTCGCCGTGTTCTGCGGGGCTCTCGTGTGCGCGGGACTCGGCTTTCTCTGGTTCAACGCCTACCCGGCTTCCATGTTCATGGGCGACGTGGGAGCCCTGCCACTCGGTGCCGCTCTCGGTATCGTCGCGCTGCTCACCAAGCACGAGATCGCCCTTGGCATCGCGGGCGCGGTTTTCGTGGCGGAAGCGCTTTCCGTCATCGTGCAGGTGTTGTTTTTCAAGTTGCGCCGGAGACGGATCCTCCGGATGGCTCCGCTCCACCATCACTTCGAGCTCCTCGGCTGGCCGGAGCCTCAGATCATCGTCCGCTTCTGGATCGTTTCCGTCGTCTTCGCCCTGGTGGCGTTGAGCACCTTGAAGTTGCGCTGA
- the murF gene encoding UDP-N-acetylmuramoyl-tripeptide--D-alanyl-D-alanine ligase has translation MRWTLGDIARLTGGELVRGDPARVVTRVGTDSRSIEPGALFFALRGPNFDGHDFVLAALDSGACGAVVSRDVPADRGCLVRVADTLRALGDLARAVRRSAPFEKVFALTGSNGKTTTKEMLASICETVRPGEVLKTEGNWNNLVGVPLTLLRYEGQRIGVFELAMNRRGEIARLTEIVAPDHAALLNVGPAHLEALGSLEGVADAKAEMLENLPGHAVAVLNADDPWVRRVSGRFPGRKVWFGREEPLRIENFTAHGFEGISFDLCAGVRRARVRLRVVGEHNARNALAAAALALSAEIPLEAVVEGLESFRPVAMRMEVLRLRNGVTVVHDAYNANPASVEAALRTLRSLAGRPLAVLGEMRELGSGAEEEHRRVGEWVARYGVEEVVVVGRAAEAIAVGALSQGMRADAVARCETPEEAARLVRERWRPGDVVLVKGSRLARLERTVELLRKAS, from the coding sequence ATGCGCTGGACGCTCGGCGATATCGCACGCCTGACGGGCGGGGAGCTCGTGCGGGGAGACCCCGCCCGGGTCGTCACCCGCGTGGGTACGGACTCCCGCTCGATCGAACCGGGGGCTCTCTTTTTCGCGCTGCGGGGGCCGAACTTCGACGGTCACGACTTCGTTCTCGCCGCTCTGGATTCCGGAGCTTGCGGGGCCGTGGTCTCGCGGGACGTACCCGCCGACCGGGGTTGCCTCGTCCGGGTCGCCGACACGCTGCGCGCGCTCGGGGATCTGGCCCGGGCGGTGCGGCGCTCCGCTCCCTTCGAGAAGGTCTTCGCCCTGACCGGCAGCAACGGGAAGACGACCACCAAGGAAATGCTGGCGTCGATTTGCGAGACCGTCCGGCCGGGAGAGGTGCTCAAAACCGAAGGAAACTGGAACAACCTGGTCGGCGTGCCCCTGACGCTCTTGCGCTACGAGGGCCAACGGATCGGGGTCTTCGAGCTCGCGATGAACCGCCGCGGCGAAATCGCGCGGCTCACCGAGATCGTCGCTCCGGACCATGCGGCGCTGCTCAACGTGGGACCCGCTCACCTCGAAGCCCTCGGAAGCCTCGAGGGGGTGGCGGACGCGAAGGCCGAGATGCTCGAGAATCTTCCCGGACACGCCGTCGCGGTGCTGAACGCCGACGACCCGTGGGTACGGCGCGTGTCCGGTCGCTTCCCCGGCCGCAAGGTCTGGTTCGGCCGGGAAGAGCCTCTGCGCATCGAGAACTTCACGGCCCACGGCTTCGAGGGCATTTCGTTCGACCTCTGCGCGGGAGTGCGCAGGGCGAGAGTCCGTCTCCGGGTCGTCGGAGAGCACAACGCCCGGAACGCGCTCGCCGCGGCTGCGCTGGCGCTTTCCGCGGAGATTCCCCTCGAAGCCGTCGTGGAGGGTCTCGAGTCGTTCCGACCGGTCGCCATGAGGATGGAGGTGCTGCGACTTCGGAACGGAGTCACGGTCGTGCACGATGCGTACAACGCCAATCCCGCCAGCGTCGAGGCGGCCTTGCGCACGCTGAGATCCCTGGCCGGGCGACCCCTCGCCGTTCTCGGCGAGATGCGAGAGCTGGGAAGTGGTGCGGAGGAGGAGCACCGCCGGGTGGGCGAGTGGGTCGCCCGGTACGGGGTGGAAGAGGTGGTGGTGGTGGGTAGGGCGGCGGAAGCGATCGCGGTCGGCGCGCTGTCGCAAGGCATGCGCGCCGACGCGGTCGCGAGGTGCGAAACTCCCGAGGAAGCCGCCCGGCTCGTCCGCGAGCGCTGGCGCCCCGGGGACGTGGTTCTCGTGAAAGGGTCCCGACTCGCGAGGCTCGAAAGGACCGTGGAACTGCTGCGCAAGGCGTCCTGA
- the ftsI gene encoding penicillin-binding protein, translating to MSVPRRRRVLLVVAVFLGFVGAVALRAVELAWVESRSLSTMAARQQRERLTVLGERGSILDREQRPLAMTVRSASIGLRPSRFQPTDEELASLGRALRLSPEEILRKARESGRPFLWLARNVSPAQEEAVRALGLEGIEFEVSTRRFYPHGDLGAQLLGFVGVDGQGLSGLELRYDELLRGEAVAVVVERDARGRRIFPHGSRRSRARPGHTLLLTIDASLQHAAEVELDRGVEEAGARAGMLLALDPRSGAILALAQVPRFNPNRPNLASPDAWRNRAVTDLFEPGSTFKPFVAAAALESGLFGPGDVLDCEGGRYFVGGRWIRDHEPRSRLTFAQVLQYSSNIGIAKIAGRLGKERVGDALRRFGFGRRTGVELPGEAPGLVPPARSWRPIRLATIAFGQGVAVTALQLVRAYAALANGGILLRPYVVDRIVDAEGGVVFRGGPLPEGRAISEGTARLVSVLLEGVVEGGTGHLARIPGVRVAGKTGTAQVVDPATKTYSASDRIVSFVGFAPAENPKIVVAVILDRPRRARYGGTAAAPVFRRFVSYALPFLGADPEPPPVEPLAPRELRRVSFGEARPKGGMPNLVGLSMRDAVRQLARFGLSPVIEGWGVVVAQDPPPGSDLPFGGTVRLQFGSQLD from the coding sequence GTGAGCGTTCCCCGGCGCAGGCGCGTGCTTCTGGTCGTCGCAGTTTTTCTCGGCTTCGTCGGGGCGGTGGCGCTCCGTGCCGTCGAGCTCGCCTGGGTCGAGAGTCGATCCCTGTCGACGATGGCGGCGCGCCAACAACGAGAGCGCCTGACCGTCCTCGGCGAACGAGGCTCGATTCTCGACCGGGAACAACGACCCCTGGCGATGACCGTGCGCTCGGCCTCGATCGGCCTTCGACCCTCCCGATTCCAACCCACGGACGAGGAACTCGCTTCGCTCGGCCGAGCTCTCCGGCTCTCCCCGGAAGAGATTCTTCGCAAGGCCCGGGAGAGCGGGCGGCCGTTCCTCTGGCTCGCGCGGAACGTCTCTCCTGCGCAGGAGGAGGCCGTGCGTGCCCTCGGTCTCGAGGGAATCGAGTTCGAGGTGTCGACGCGCCGCTTCTACCCGCACGGGGACCTGGGGGCGCAACTTCTCGGATTCGTCGGCGTCGACGGGCAGGGGCTTTCGGGGCTCGAACTCCGATACGACGAGCTTCTGCGAGGTGAGGCGGTGGCGGTGGTGGTGGAGAGGGACGCGCGCGGTCGCCGGATTTTCCCGCACGGGAGCCGGCGATCGCGTGCTCGTCCCGGTCACACGCTGCTGCTCACGATCGATGCCTCCTTGCAGCACGCCGCGGAAGTGGAGCTCGACCGGGGCGTCGAGGAAGCCGGGGCACGAGCCGGCATGCTACTCGCCCTCGACCCCCGTTCCGGTGCGATTCTCGCCCTGGCGCAGGTCCCCCGCTTCAATCCCAATCGACCGAATCTCGCCTCTCCGGACGCATGGCGGAACCGGGCGGTGACGGACCTGTTCGAGCCGGGTTCCACGTTCAAGCCCTTCGTGGCAGCGGCAGCTCTGGAGTCGGGTCTCTTCGGACCGGGAGACGTCCTGGATTGCGAAGGTGGCCGGTATTTCGTCGGGGGGCGTTGGATCCGGGATCACGAGCCCCGATCCCGGCTCACTTTCGCGCAGGTGCTCCAGTATTCGAGCAACATCGGCATCGCGAAGATCGCGGGCCGGCTCGGCAAGGAGCGCGTCGGCGACGCGCTCCGGCGCTTCGGTTTCGGGAGGCGCACCGGGGTCGAGCTCCCCGGAGAAGCGCCGGGTCTCGTCCCTCCTGCGCGAAGCTGGCGACCGATCCGGCTGGCCACGATCGCCTTCGGCCAGGGAGTGGCCGTCACGGCCCTCCAGCTCGTCCGGGCGTACGCGGCGCTGGCGAACGGCGGGATCCTCCTGCGCCCTTACGTCGTGGACCGGATCGTCGACGCCGAGGGCGGGGTGGTCTTCCGGGGGGGTCCGCTGCCCGAAGGCCGGGCGATTTCCGAGGGGACCGCACGGCTCGTCTCGGTGCTTCTCGAAGGGGTCGTCGAGGGCGGCACGGGGCACCTCGCCCGGATTCCGGGAGTGCGGGTGGCCGGGAAAACGGGAACGGCTCAGGTCGTCGATCCCGCCACGAAAACCTACTCGGCCTCCGACCGTATCGTCTCTTTCGTCGGCTTCGCTCCGGCGGAGAACCCGAAAATCGTCGTGGCGGTGATTCTCGACCGACCGCGTCGGGCCCGATACGGCGGAACGGCTGCCGCCCCCGTCTTCCGCAGGTTCGTGTCCTACGCCCTGCCGTTTCTCGGAGCCGATCCGGAGCCTCCCCCCGTCGAGCCGCTCGCCCCGCGAGAGCTTCGAAGGGTCTCTTTCGGGGAAGCGCGGCCCAAGGGCGGGATGCCGAACCTCGTCGGTCTCAGCATGCGAGACGCCGTCCGGCAACTGGCCCGGTTCGGGCTCTCGCCCGTCATCGAAGGCTGGGGCGTGGTGGTCGCGCAGGACCCGCCCCCGGGGAGCGACCTCCCGTTCGGCGGTACCGTGCGCCTGCAATTTGGCTCGCAACTGGATTGA
- the mraZ gene encoding transcriptional regulator MraZ, whose product MEPLFVGQFEHQLDEKGRLAIASPFRKALLVTKDKRLVVTNFRVESIPILEVYPYPSWLRLTERIRQQPPFDPRVQRFNRYYIARAHLCELDGQGRILIPPRLREYAHLDRSVVVMAAGGGDRLQIWDRNAWLEIVERDDRHIAENPEEFHGMAL is encoded by the coding sequence GTGGAGCCTCTCTTCGTCGGGCAGTTCGAACACCAGCTGGACGAAAAGGGGCGACTCGCGATCGCCTCCCCCTTTCGCAAGGCGCTCCTCGTCACCAAAGACAAGCGGCTCGTCGTCACGAACTTCCGGGTCGAATCCATCCCCATCCTCGAGGTGTACCCCTACCCGTCGTGGCTTCGGCTCACCGAGCGGATCCGGCAGCAGCCTCCGTTCGACCCTCGCGTCCAGAGGTTCAACCGGTACTACATCGCGCGCGCGCACCTCTGCGAGCTCGACGGCCAGGGCCGCATTCTCATTCCGCCACGCCTGCGGGAGTACGCGCATCTCGACCGGTCCGTCGTCGTGATGGCCGCCGGAGGCGGTGACCGCCTGCAGATCTGGGACCGGAACGCGTGGCTGGAAATCGTCGAGCGGGACGACCGCCACATCGCCGAGAATCCCGAGGAATTCCATGGGATGGCTCTTTGA
- the dnaG gene encoding DNA primase, with the protein MAGRLPDDLIQEVQERVSIVEVVSQYVSLKRSGQNFVGLCPFHEEKTPSFTVREEKGLFHCFGCGAGGSVFQFLMRAEGVTFPESVRLLAARAGVRLPEAGGPGGSAREREALLRANAWALGKFRGALEGAEGKEAREYLEARGVARETVSRFRLGYAPAGGEFLVRELAGRERSLEVACRAGLVGRREGGGYYDRFRRRLMFPIEDARGAVCGFGGRVLGEGMPKYLNSPETAVFRKAQLLYGLLQAREAIRKEGRALVVEGYMDVLAVSQSGMENVVATLGTALGPSHLRRLSRLATDIVLLFDGDEAGREAAERAFSVCAEAGVWVRVGFLPGGEDPDSLVRARGPESLRAVVDSARDVADLFFERLRLEAGASFGARARAAERVASLVAAVRNPLGRELLLRRAAECLGVSEEALVRGPRKADAQGPPAASDPVPGPPAEWKLLEAMAAEREVAREVVEQGALDSFSSPVLRDWGRKIATAWEDGERAVASVLDTLPPAVAGRLSGSVLRSEGVGSSELRRVAADCVRKVLADAERRAAEEVLRELRAAQEAGDERREKELLERYQARLEKRRAERQGVSLRRSGC; encoded by the coding sequence ATGGCTGGGCGGCTTCCGGACGATCTGATCCAAGAAGTCCAGGAAAGGGTCAGCATCGTCGAGGTCGTCTCGCAGTACGTGAGCCTCAAGCGCTCCGGGCAGAACTTCGTCGGGCTCTGCCCGTTCCACGAGGAGAAGACCCCCTCTTTCACGGTCCGCGAGGAAAAGGGGCTCTTTCACTGCTTCGGCTGCGGGGCCGGAGGATCCGTGTTCCAGTTCCTCATGCGGGCGGAGGGCGTCACCTTTCCGGAGTCGGTCCGGCTCCTGGCGGCCCGCGCCGGCGTGCGGCTGCCCGAGGCGGGCGGTCCCGGCGGCTCGGCGAGGGAGCGCGAGGCTCTCCTGCGCGCCAACGCATGGGCTCTCGGCAAGTTCCGGGGAGCCCTCGAGGGCGCCGAGGGAAAAGAGGCGCGCGAGTACCTCGAGGCGAGGGGCGTCGCGCGCGAGACGGTCTCCCGGTTTCGGCTGGGTTACGCGCCCGCGGGCGGGGAGTTTCTCGTCCGCGAACTCGCGGGGCGAGAGCGGTCGCTCGAGGTCGCTTGCCGGGCGGGTCTCGTGGGTCGCCGCGAGGGAGGGGGTTACTACGACCGCTTCCGACGACGGCTCATGTTTCCCATCGAGGACGCGCGGGGAGCCGTCTGCGGGTTCGGCGGGCGGGTGTTGGGCGAGGGGATGCCCAAGTACCTGAACTCTCCGGAAACGGCCGTCTTCCGCAAGGCGCAGCTCCTCTACGGTCTGCTCCAGGCTCGGGAGGCGATCCGGAAGGAAGGGCGCGCGCTCGTGGTCGAGGGGTACATGGACGTGCTCGCGGTTTCGCAGTCCGGGATGGAAAACGTCGTCGCCACGCTCGGCACGGCTCTCGGGCCTTCCCACCTTCGCCGTCTCTCTCGGCTCGCCACGGACATCGTTCTCCTCTTCGACGGGGACGAGGCGGGCCGGGAAGCCGCCGAGCGGGCGTTTTCGGTGTGCGCCGAGGCGGGTGTCTGGGTGCGGGTCGGGTTTTTGCCCGGAGGCGAAGATCCGGATTCCCTCGTGCGGGCGCGCGGGCCCGAGTCGCTCCGGGCCGTCGTCGACTCGGCTCGCGACGTGGCCGATCTCTTCTTCGAGCGGCTTCGGCTCGAGGCCGGGGCGTCCTTCGGGGCCCGTGCCCGGGCGGCGGAGAGGGTGGCGTCGCTCGTCGCCGCCGTCCGAAATCCCCTCGGACGAGAGCTGCTGCTCCGCAGGGCGGCGGAGTGTCTCGGCGTCAGTGAGGAGGCTCTCGTGCGGGGCCCGCGCAAGGCCGATGCCCAAGGCCCGCCTGCGGCTTCGGATCCGGTCCCCGGGCCTCCGGCCGAGTGGAAACTGCTCGAAGCCATGGCAGCCGAACGCGAGGTCGCGCGGGAAGTCGTCGAGCAGGGGGCACTCGACTCCTTTTCGAGCCCCGTTCTCCGCGATTGGGGGCGGAAGATCGCGACTGCCTGGGAAGACGGGGAGCGGGCGGTGGCCTCGGTCCTCGACACCCTGCCCCCCGCGGTGGCGGGCCGCTTGAGCGGCAGCGTTCTGCGGAGCGAAGGGGTGGGCTCGAGCGAACTGCGTCGGGTCGCCGCGGATTGCGTCCGGAAGGTCCTGGCGGACGCCGAACGCAGAGCGGCCGAGGAGGTGCTACGGGAGCTGCGCGCCGCGCAGGAAGCGGGGGACGAACGACGGGAAAAAGAGCTTCTGGAACGCTACCAGGCGCGGCTCGAGAAGCGGAGAGCGGAGCGGCAGGGAGTTTCCTTGAGGAGGAGCGGGTGCTAA
- the glpQ gene encoding glycerophosphoryl diester phosphodiesterase, whose product MGFFRVAHRGASGSAPELTRAAFERALELGVDMIELDVRLSADSVPVVFHDDDLRRTTNGRGRVRERTVAELRELDAGSWFGPAYRGERILTLEEVVELVGRRALLNVELKGDPPEWKTLALRTLAVLARAGIVGTTVISCFDPEALAKVREFSPGARIGLLWNEPDFGGAWPWAKRLAAWSIHPRAGLVTERIVREAHARGLRVLAWTVNDVGEMARLVEWGVDGIMTDYPERFALLDSEKR is encoded by the coding sequence GTGGGCTTTTTTCGAGTCGCCCATCGCGGTGCGTCCGGTTCGGCCCCGGAACTGACGCGGGCCGCCTTCGAGCGTGCCCTCGAGCTCGGGGTGGACATGATCGAGCTCGACGTCCGCTTGAGTGCCGACAGCGTACCGGTCGTGTTCCACGACGACGACCTCCGGCGGACCACGAACGGTCGCGGCAGGGTCCGGGAGCGCACGGTCGCCGAGTTGCGGGAGCTCGATGCGGGGTCCTGGTTCGGCCCGGCCTACCGCGGGGAGCGGATCCTCACCCTGGAAGAAGTCGTGGAGCTCGTGGGTCGTCGGGCTCTGCTCAACGTGGAACTCAAAGGGGATCCTCCCGAGTGGAAAACGCTGGCACTGCGGACGCTCGCCGTGCTCGCACGGGCGGGAATCGTGGGCACGACGGTGATTTCTTGCTTCGACCCGGAGGCGCTCGCCAAGGTTCGGGAGTTCTCGCCCGGGGCGAGGATCGGGCTTTTGTGGAACGAGCCGGACTTCGGCGGAGCCTGGCCATGGGCCAAACGACTCGCCGCCTGGTCCATCCATCCTCGGGCGGGACTCGTCACCGAGCGAATCGTCCGCGAGGCGCACGCGCGCGGTCTCAGGGTTCTGGCCTGGACGGTCAACGACGTCGGGGAGATGGCGAGGCTCGTGGAATGGGGGGTGGACGGGATCATGACGGACTATCCGGAAAGGTTCGCTCTCCTTGACAGCGAGAAGCGATGA
- the prmA gene encoding ribosomal protein L11 methyltransferase encodes MGRRWFELGLSVPERFADAVESFLFDLGTTGLEIREAPGSRRLLAYFRRPPDVRLLRSYLRELGVGRHGRLRLRSVDEREWKNRWKSSFPPLEIGATWYVCPPWSRGGGAGRVRIVLDPGLAFGTGQHPTTRQTLVLAERWLPDPCPSALDVGTGSGILAIALAKLGVPRVVAVDVDPQALESARRNAGRNRVLRNLEFHSSLEEIEGRTFPLVLANLERDPLLRLRAPIERLSEPGSRLVAAGLLVEDVETFRKAYGRKWREIESTEEDGWVAFALERRDGT; translated from the coding sequence ATGGGCCGACGGTGGTTCGAACTCGGGCTGAGCGTCCCGGAGCGGTTCGCGGACGCGGTCGAGAGTTTTCTCTTCGACCTCGGAACGACGGGACTCGAGATCCGCGAAGCCCCGGGCTCTCGCCGTCTTCTGGCCTACTTCCGCCGTCCGCCCGACGTTCGCCTCCTCCGCTCCTACCTCCGGGAGCTCGGTGTCGGGAGACACGGCCGGCTTCGCCTGCGAAGTGTGGACGAGCGGGAGTGGAAAAACAGGTGGAAGTCTTCTTTCCCGCCCCTCGAAATCGGAGCGACGTGGTACGTCTGCCCGCCCTGGAGCCGGGGCGGCGGTGCCGGACGGGTTCGCATCGTGCTCGACCCCGGCCTCGCTTTCGGCACGGGACAGCACCCCACCACGCGGCAGACGCTCGTCCTCGCAGAGCGCTGGCTCCCCGACCCTTGTCCGAGCGCCCTCGACGTGGGGACGGGCTCCGGAATCCTGGCCATCGCGCTGGCGAAGCTCGGTGTGCCGAGGGTCGTCGCGGTGGACGTCGATCCCCAGGCCCTCGAGTCGGCGCGCCGCAATGCCGGCCGAAACCGCGTGCTCCGCAATCTCGAATTCCACTCTTCCCTCGAGGAGATCGAGGGTCGAACCTTTCCACTCGTGCTCGCCAATCTCGAACGAGATCCGCTGCTCCGCTTGCGCGCCCCGATCGAGCGCCTCTCGGAGCCGGGCTCGCGGCTCGTCGCCGCGGGTCTCCTCGTCGAGGACGTGGAAACGTTCCGGAAAGCGTACGGGCGGAAGTGGCGGGAAATCGAAAGCACGGAGGAAGACGGCTGGGTGGCTTTCGCGCTCGAACGACGGGACGGAACATGA
- a CDS encoding ribosomal RNA small subunit methyltransferase E, with protein sequence MTSRTKLDLPRFFFDPSDRRGDRVVLRGEEFSHVRARRVRRGDTVALLDGSGKEYEGRVQDIGRKEAVVEIVGVEEPPRETALRIVLVQAVLAPPRVDLLVEKATELGVAEIRLFTSERTVVAPSKARLQRWRRIAREAAKQSGRLLVPTVGEPLPYEEVLERTARETPARFLLHPEGDPFSPEPPPGADLAFFVGPEGGFTSGEVRRAREAGLRVVRLGPRRLRAETAAIVAVALAELLWGDFLARGTPPP encoded by the coding sequence ATGACGAGCCGCACGAAGCTCGACCTACCGCGCTTTTTCTTCGACCCGTCCGACCGCCGCGGCGACCGCGTCGTGCTGCGCGGCGAAGAGTTCTCCCACGTGCGCGCGCGCCGGGTGCGTCGCGGCGACACGGTGGCGCTTCTCGACGGCTCCGGAAAGGAATACGAAGGCAGGGTGCAGGACATCGGCAGGAAAGAAGCGGTCGTCGAGATCGTCGGGGTGGAAGAGCCGCCGAGGGAAACCGCGCTGCGCATCGTGCTCGTGCAGGCGGTGCTCGCGCCCCCCCGCGTCGACCTGCTCGTCGAGAAAGCCACGGAGCTCGGGGTCGCGGAAATCCGCCTCTTCACCAGCGAGCGAACGGTCGTGGCTCCGTCGAAAGCACGACTCCAGCGGTGGCGGCGCATCGCCCGCGAGGCCGCCAAACAATCGGGGCGCCTTCTCGTCCCGACCGTCGGGGAGCCGCTCCCCTACGAAGAGGTTCTCGAGCGGACGGCGCGGGAGACGCCGGCCCGTTTTCTCCTCCATCCCGAGGGCGATCCCTTCTCTCCCGAACCCCCGCCGGGTGCCGATCTCGCGTTTTTCGTCGGCCCCGAGGGCGGCTTCACGTCGGGGGAGGTGCGTCGGGCCCGCGAGGCCGGCCTGCGCGTCGTTCGGCTCGGACCCCGGCGCCTGCGTGCCGAGACCGCGGCGATCGTGGCCGTGGCGCTGGCCGAGCTTCTCTGGGGGGACTTCCTTGCGAGGGGGACACCACCTCCCTAG
- the gshB gene encoding glutathione synthetase yields MPRRYAFVMDPLDRILPDKDTTFVFMLEAQRRGEEVYYLGPEHLFVEGGTPHARAWRCEVRRATPHYTLHEERTGELAWFDAVFMRKDPPFDLPYYFATQILGLVDPARTFVLNDPRGLREANEKLYALHFPDLVPPTLVSREIPRLKAFLDAVGGEMIVKPLDGCGGSGVFYLRRGDKNVNVLLETATANETRWTMAQKYLPEAREGDKRIVLLDGEPLGATLRVPAEDEHRGNIHVGGRCVRTELTERDRAICARLRDRLKADGLYFVGLDVIGGWLTEVNVTSPTGVQEIDRLEGVELERAVLDFVEEKVRRPSARGRT; encoded by the coding sequence ATGCCCCGCCGTTACGCCTTCGTCATGGATCCCCTCGACCGGATCCTGCCGGACAAGGACACGACGTTCGTCTTCATGCTCGAAGCCCAGAGGCGGGGCGAGGAAGTCTACTACCTCGGCCCCGAGCACCTTTTCGTCGAGGGCGGGACTCCCCACGCCCGAGCGTGGCGGTGCGAAGTTCGGCGTGCGACCCCCCACTACACGCTCCACGAAGAGCGCACGGGGGAGCTCGCGTGGTTCGACGCCGTCTTCATGCGGAAAGACCCTCCCTTCGATCTCCCCTACTACTTCGCCACGCAGATCCTCGGGCTCGTCGACCCCGCGCGGACCTTCGTCCTGAACGACCCCAGAGGCTTGCGGGAAGCGAACGAGAAGCTCTACGCGCTGCACTTTCCCGACCTCGTCCCCCCGACGCTCGTGAGCCGGGAGATCCCGAGGCTCAAGGCGTTCCTCGACGCGGTGGGCGGGGAAATGATCGTCAAGCCGCTCGACGGTTGCGGCGGTTCGGGCGTCTTCTACCTCCGGCGAGGGGACAAGAACGTCAACGTACTTCTCGAGACCGCCACGGCGAACGAAACTCGCTGGACGATGGCGCAGAAATACCTCCCCGAAGCCCGCGAAGGGGACAAGCGCATCGTCTTGCTCGACGGAGAACCTCTCGGGGCGACGCTGCGCGTGCCGGCCGAGGACGAACACCGGGGCAACATCCACGTCGGAGGACGGTGCGTCCGGACCGAGCTCACCGAGCGAGACCGCGCCATTTGCGCCCGCCTCCGGGACCGGCTCAAGGCCGACGGTCTCTACTTCGTCGGTCTCGACGTCATCGGGGGGTGGCTGACCGAGGTGAACGTCACGAGCCCCACGGGCGTCCAGGAAATCGACCGCCTCGAAGGCGTCGAGCTCGAACGGGCCGTGCTCGACTTCGTGGAGGAAAAGGTCCGTCGCCCGTCGGCGAGAGGGCGCACCTGA